CGGCGCCTCGGCCGACCTGCTGATCGTCGCCGCCCGCACCGACCCCGGGAATCCGCGCGGGCTCTCGATGTTCCTCGTCGAGGCGGGCACGCCGGGGCTGCGCGTGTCGCGCGAGCTCGACAAGACGGGCTGGCGCTCGTCGGACACGGCCGAGCTCGCCTTCGACGGCTGCCGCGTGCCCGCGCGCAACCTCCTCGGCACCGAGCACCGCGGCTTCTACGAGGTGATGAAGAACTTCCAGAACGAGCGGCTCGTGCTCTCGGGCATGTGCGTCGGCGCCGCGCAGAAGGGGCTCGACCTCACCTACGCCTGGACGAAGGAGCGCAAGGCCTTCGGCGCGCCGCTCTTCGACAAGCAGGCGATCCGCCAGCGCCTCGCCATGCAGCAGGCGCGCACCGACGCCGCGCGGCAGCTCCTCTACCACTGCGCCTGGCGCATGGAGCAGGGCGCCGACGCGACGCGCGAGGTGTCGGAGCTGAAGGCGCTCGCCGGCGAGCTCGTGAACCGCGTGCTCTACGACTGCGTGCAGTTCCACGGCGGCCAGGGCTACATGCGCGAGACGGCCGTCGAGCGGATGGCCCGCGACGCGCGCGTCATGCCGATCGGCGGCGGCGCCACCGAGGTGATGCTCGAGGAGGTCGCCAAGCGCGTCGGGTCTTGAGCGCGCGCGCGCGGCCGTCGTAGTCTCCGCGTCCATGGCCACCGAAGCCCCGACCAAGGCGGTTCGCGACCCCGAGAGCTTCCGCGGCGCGCTCGACGCGTGGATGCGCCGCGTGCACCCCGACCGCGCGGGCCTGCGCGTCCACGACGTCGACATGCCGCGCTCGACCGGGTTCTCGAACGAGACGGTCTTCTTCCGCGCGACCTGGCGCGAGGGTGCGGGCGAGCGCACCGAGCGCTTCGTCGCGCGCATCGAGCCGCGCGACGGCGGCCTCTTCCCCGAGCAGACGCCCGCGTGCGCCGTCTCGGTCGGCGTGCAGCACCGCATCATGAGCGCGATCGCCGCGAGCGGCGTCGTCCCGATGCCGCCGATGGGCGCGTACGAGCCGGACGCGTCCGTGCTCGGCAGCCCCTTCTTCGCGATGGGCTTCGTCGAGGGGCGCGTGCCGGCCGACTGGCCGCGCTACTCGGTCGAGGGCTTCCTCGTCGACGAGGCGACGCCCGCCGAGCGCGAGCGCATGGTGACGAGCGGCCTCGACGCGATGGCGGCGCTCCACCGCCTCGACCCGGCGACGCTCGACCTCGGCTGGCTCGACCCGTCGGGCCGCGGGCGGCCGACGTTCGCCATGCAGCTCGACCTGTACCGCGACTACTGCGCGCGCGAGCTCGCGGGCCGCCCGCACCCGGTGATGACGCGCGCGCTCGACTGGCTCGAGACGTACGAGCCGAAGGGCGCGCCGATGGGGCTCTCGTGGGGCGACGCGCGCCTCGGCAACATGATCTGGCAGGACTACCGCTGCGCGGCCGTCTGCGACTGGGAGGCGTGCGCGCTCTCGCCGCCCGACGCCGACATCGGCTGGTGGGTGATGTTCGACCGGATGTCGTTCGACGACCTCGGCGCGCCGCGGCTCGCGGGCTTCCCGACGCGCGAGCAGATGGTCGCGCGCTGGGAGGAGGGCGTCGGGCGCAAGGTCGCCGGCGACATCCTCTACTGGGAGATCTTCGGGGCGATGCGCTTCTGCGCGATCATGATCAAGCTGTCGGATCGCTTCCTGCGCGCGGGCATGCAGACGCCCGAGACGAGCACCGCGGTCGACAATCCCGTGACGCAGGCGCTGTCACGCCTGCTCGACGCGGCCGACTGAGGCGCGCGGCTCGACGGGCGGCGGCTCCTCCTTCTCCTCCTCCTCGACGCGGTCGGCGGCCGCGGCCGGCGGGGCCGCGAGCGCGACGGCCGCGTCGGTGCGCGGCGACACGACGCTCCCGGTGTCGTACGCGGCATCGGTGGCCTGCGCCGCGTGCGCGGCGCGCGAGCGCGCGAGCGCGGCGGCGAAGAGCCGCTCGAACGACTCCTCGACGAGCAGCGCGAAGTCGTCGAGGTCGGGAACGAGCGCGTCGTCGGCCGCGAGCCCCCACGTGAGCCGGCCGTCGTAGCTGAAGAGCGCGATGCCGAGGCCCGAGCCCGGCAGCAGCGGCACGAACGGCACCATCTCCTCGAGCTTCGCGCCGAGCAGGTAGAGCGGGAAGGGCGGCCCCGGCACGTTCGTCACGATCATGTTCGTCGGCCCGGCGACCGCGCGCGCGGCGACCGAGAACAGGCTCTGCGGGAGGATCTCGAAGCCCTTCATCAGGACCTCGACGCCGAGCTCCTGGCGCGACTCCTTGATCGAGCTCGTCGTCTCGTGGATGCGCGCGAGCTGCATCGCGGGGTCGGGCTCGTCGAGCGGGAGCGGCACGACCCACGAGGACACGTGGTTGCCGAGCCGTCCGCGCTCGCTCGCGTCGCGCATGTTCACGGGCGCCGACACGCGGAACTCGATGCCGTCGGGGTCGACGCGGCGCAGCTTCAGGTACTCGCGGACCGCGCCCGTCACGATCGCGAGCACGACGTCGTTCACCGTGCAGCCGAAGGCGCGCCGCACCTGCTTCACGCGCTCGAGCGGCATCGACAGCCAGTCGACGTTGCGGTGCGGGCCGATGGCGCCGTTGAGCGGCGTCTCCGAGCTCGGCGACAGCGCGAGCGAGGCGAGGTCGGCGAGCGCGCGCGCGCGCGCCGACAGCTCCGCGCGCCAGTCGACGCCCGCGTCGAACAGGCGCAGCGCCCCGCGCACCGCGCGCAGCGGCGCGCCGAGGCGGTCCTGCACGTCGTCGGCGAGCAGCTCGAAGGCACTCGGCGACGGACGCGGGAAGAAGCGCGGCGGGTCGCCCGGCGCGGCCTCGCGGCTCGGCGACATCAGGATCTGCGAGATGTCGGCGCCGGCGGCGCCGTCGATCATGCAGTGGTGGATCTTGCTCACGGCCGCGAAGCGGTCGCCCTCGAGCCCCTCGATGATCCAGATCTCCCAGAGCGGGCGCGCGCGGTCGAGCTTGCGCGTGAGGATGCGCGCCGTGAGGCGCCGCAGCTCCTCGATCCCGCCCGGCTTCGGCAGTGCGGAGTGGCGGATGTGGTAGTCGATGTGGAAGTGCGGGTCGTCGACCCAGACGGGCCGGTTCTGGAACGGGATCCACTTGAGGCGCTGGCGGTAGCGCGGGATGCGGTGGAGCACGGCCTCGATCGCGCGCTTGTAGCGCGCGACGTCGATGCCGCCGTCCGGCTTGCGCAGGTCGCCCGCCTCGATGATCTGGATGGCGGCGACGTGCATGAGGTGGTTCGCGTCCTCGGCGACGAGGAACGAGTTGTCCTGGGCCGAGAGCCGTTCGTACGCGTAGCGCGGCATGGCACCTCTCCTCTCGATCGAGCCGGGGACAGCGCAAGGTTCGTGCCATCCCGCGGCGCGCAGCGGGGCGGCCGTCGTCCCGTCGCACCGCGCCGCACTGCCCGCCCGGTGTGCAGCGCGCGCCGCGGGCTGCCCGGCGCGCGAGCACGCGACGCGCGCGATCGGCCGCCGCGGCGTCGGCTACCGTCGGCGATCCGATGTCGCGATCGTCGCCCCTCGATCGGCTGCTTCGCGCGCCTTCGACACTGCTCGGCCTGTGCGAAGTTCCGCGCGATCTCGCGACCGTGACCGCGCGCGGCGACGAGGCGGACGCGGCGCGCGCGGGCGTCGCGCCGCGCGCCGTCGAATCCGTGTGGGAGCGCGTCGAGGCGCTCTACCGCTCGGGCGCGCACCCGGCGATCCAGCTCTCGGTGCGCTTCCGCGGCGCCGAGGTGCTCCACCGCGCCATCGGCCACGCGCGCGGCAACGCGCCCGCCGACCGCGAGGCGGGCATCCCGCTCGCGCCGATCGGCGTCGAGACGCCGGTGAACCTGTTCTCGGCGGCGAAGGCCGTGACGGCGATGATCGTGCACAGGCTGCACGACGAGCGGGTGCTCGACGTCGACGCGCCGGTCGCGAGCTACATCCGCGACTTCGGGCGCTGCGGCAAGGAGCGCATCACGCTCCGCCACGTGCTGACGCACCGCGCGGGCATCCCGGCGCCGCCGCCCGGGAGCCTCGACCTCGACCTGCTCGGCGAGCCCGAGGAGCTGCTCGAGCTGCTCTGCGACACCGAGCCCGAGCACGACCCCGACCGCTACTCGGCGTACCACGCGATCACGGGCGGGTTCATCGTGGCCGAGGTGCTGCGGCGCACGACCGGGAAGACGCTGCGCGCGCTCGCGCACGAGCTCGTGAAGGCGCCGCTCGGGCTCGCGTGGCTCGAGTACGGCGTCGCGCCCGAGCACGTCGGGCTCGTCGCGCGCAACGCGACGACCGGCCCGCGGCTCGCCGCACCGCTGCGCCGCGTCGTGGCGCACATGATCGGCGCGCCGCTCGAGGCCGTGATCGAGTGGTCGAACGACCCGCGCTTCCTGACCGCGATCGTGCCGTCGGCGAACCTGGTCACGACGGCGCACGACATCGGTGTCTTCTACCAGTGCCTGCTCGACGACGGCGTCGCGGGGGGGCGCGAGGTGTTCGGCCCGGCGGCGATCGCGCGCTCGCGGCGCATCGAGAGCCGCGGCCAGCTCGACCGGCGGCTGCTGATCCCGATGGCCTACAGCCCGGGCTTCATGTGCGGCACGAGCGGCCTCAGCCTCTACGGCTGGAACCACCCGCGCGCGTTCGGCCACCTCGGCCTCTCGAACATCTTCACGTGGGCCGACCCGGACCGCGCGCTCGTGATCGCGCTCGTGACGACGGGCAAGCCCATCCTCACGCCGCACGTCGTGCCGCTGCTGCAGCTGCTCGCCGGCATCCACGAGGCGTTCCCGCCGGTCGACTGAGCCGCCCGCCGGGGTGTAGTCTCGCCCGGCCGCGCGGCGGGCGGCGCGCGCCGCTCGACGCTGCGCCGCGCGCGCGCCGGGCGGCGCGCCGCACCCGCACGCCACGCGTCGCACCCGCACGCCGCTCCCGAGGAGGACCGATGCCCGCCGCCGATGCCCACGCCGCGTCCGATCGCCCGCTCGCCGGGGTGCGCGTCCTCGACCTCGCCGACGAGAAGGGCGAGCTCGCCGGGCGCATCCTCGCCGACTTCGGCGCCGAGGTCGTGCGCGTCGAGCCGCCGGAGGGCGCGCGGTCGCGCGCGATCCCGCCGGTCGCGGGCGGTGAGAGCGTCTACTTCGCCTGGCGCAACGCGAACAAGCTCGGTGCCGTCGTCGACCTCGAGAGCGAGGCGGGCCGCGCGCGCCTCGACGCGCTGTGCGCGAAGGCCGACGTGCTGATCGAGAGCGAGCGCCCCGGCCGGCTCGCCGCGCTCGGCCTCGCCCCGGCCGCGCTCTGCGAGCGCCACCCGCACCTCGTCGCGCTCTCGATCAGCGACTTCGGGCAGACGGGCCCGTACCGCGACTGGGTCGCGACCGACGCCACGCTGTGCGCGATCGGCGGGATGCAGTTCAAGGCGGGGACGCCGGACAAGGAGCCGCTGCTGTTCCCCGGCGCGATCGCCTACGACGTGGCGGGCGTGATGGGTGCGTTCGCGTCGCTCGTCGCGCTCGTGCAGCGCGCGCGCACGGGCTTCGGGCAGCACATCGACCTCTCGGTGCTCGAGGCGCTCGCGCAGACGACGGACTGGAGCTTCTCGAACGCCAGCATGACGCGCGCGAAGGGCAACTACGCCGGCGAGATGCGCTTCGGCTCGGGGCCGATGTACACGGTCTACGCCTGCAAGACGGGCTACGTGCGGCTCGTGATCCTGTCGCCGCGGCAGTGGCGCGCGATGCGCGAGTGGATGGGCGACCCCGAGTTCCTGCGCGACCCGCTCTACGACTCCTTCCTCGGGCGCATGTCGATCGCGGACGCGCTCATGGTCATGATCGGCGACCACTTCGCCACGATGACGCACGAGGAGTGCGCGTTCGAGGCGCAGCGGCGCGGCATCGTCTGCACGCCCGTGCTGACGCCCTCCGAGGTGCTCGCGAACGAGCACTTCGCGTCGCGCGGCACGTTCGTGCGCGACGCCGAGTGGGCGCCCGGGCGGCGCGGCCCGGTCGCGTCGGGCTTCTGGGAGATCGACGGAGCGCGCCAGGGCTACCGCCACCGCGCGCCGACGAAGGGCGAGCACGACGCGCGCGTCGACGCACTCTGGCCCGACGCGCGGCCGCGCCCGGGCGGTGCGCGCCCCGCGCCGTCGGCGCCGCTCGCCGGCCTGCGCGTGCTCGACTTCGGCATCGGCGGCGTCGGCGTCGAGGCCGGGCGGCTCTTCGCCGAGTACGGCGCCGAGGTCGTCAAGATCGAGAGCCGCACGTATCCCGACTTCATGCGCGTCGTGATGTCGACGGAGATGAGCGCGTCGTTCGCGTCGTCGAGCCGCTCGAAGAAGGGCTTCGGCGTCAACGTGAAGCACGAGCGCGGGCTCGAGCTCGTGCGCGAGCTCGCGACGCAGTCGGACGTCGTGATCGAGAACAACTCGACGGGCACGATGGACGACATGGGCGTCGGCTACGAGACGCTCGCCGGGCTGAACCCCGGCATCGTGATGACGAGCAGCCAGCTGCTCGGCTCGAAGGGCGTGTGGGCGGACTGGATCGGCTACGGGCCGAGCACGCAGCCGATCGGCGGGCTCGTGCACCTGTGGAACTACCGCGGCCAGGACTTTCCGGCCGGGTCGGGCGCGATCTTCCCCGACCACCTCGCGGGGCGCCTCGCCGCCGTCGCCGCGCTCGCCGCGCTCGTGCGGCGCGAGCGCACCGGCCGCGGCGGCCACTGCGAGACCGCGCAGGCCGAGGCCGTCGTCGGCGTGCTCGGCGACCTGCTGCTGAAGGAGGGCGTCGAGCCGGGCAGCGTCGTGCCGCTCGGCAACCGCAGCCTGCGCGGCGCGCCGTGGGGCACGTTCCGCTGCAAGGGCGACGAGCAGTGGGTCACGATCACGTGCCGCGACGACGACGACTGGGGGCGCCTGCGCCTCGCGCTCGGCGACCCGGACTGGGCGAAGCGCGACGAGCTGCGCCGCGCCGCGGGCCGCTTCGCCGCGCAGGACGAGCTCGAGGCGAAGCTCGCCGAGTGGACGGCGAAGCAGACGCGCCTCGAGGTCGTCGCGGCGTGCCAGATGTTCGGCGTGCCCGCGGCGCCCATGTACACGGGCACCGACCAGGCGTCGGATGCGCACTACCAGGCGCGCGGCTACCTGCGCTGGCGCGACCAGCAGGATCTCGGCTGGATGTGCTTCGAGGGCCCCTGCTTCCGCGCGAGCGGCATGACCGACGTCGACGTGCACCAGGCGCCGCTCCTCGGCGAGCACACGCGCGCGCTCGCGCGCGAGCGGCTCGCGCTCGGCGACGAGGAGATCGAGAAGCTCGTCGCCGCCGGCACGCTCGAGGTGCCGCGCACGGGATGAGCGCGGGGGTGGAGCGCGCGTGACGACCTGGATCACCGAGGCGCTCGTCCCGGCCGCGATGTTCGCGCTGATGGTCGGCATGGGGCTCACGCTCGCGCCGGCCGACTTCCGGCGCATCGCGGCCTATCCGCGGCCGACCGTCGTCGGCACGCTCCTCCAGCTCGTGGCCATGCCGCTCGCGGGCATCGCGCTCGCGCACCTGTTCGCGCTCCCGCCGCTGCTGGCCGTCGGGCTCGTGATCGTCGCCGCGTGCCCGGGCGGCACGATGTCGAACCTGGTCGCGCACCTCGGGCGCGCGGACGCCGCGCTCTCGGTCACGCTCACCGCCACCGCGACGGCGGCGACGCTGTTCACGCTGCCGCTCTGGGTGCGCGCCGTGCACGATGCGGGCGGTGCGCCGCTCGACATGCCCGTGCTCGAGACCGCGGCGCGGCTCGGCGCGTTCACCGTCCTGCCCGTCGCGCTCGGGATGCTCCTGCGCGCCGTCCGGCCGGCGCTCGCGCGCTTCGAGCGCGCGCTCTCCGTCGGGAGCGCCGTCGTGATCGTCGCGGGGCTCGCGTGGGAGTCGTCGTCGGCGGGCGACCTGCCGATCGCCGAGAGCCTCGCGCCCGCGGCGTGGCTCTGCGCGCTCGCCTTCGCGATGGGCTGGATCGTTCCGCTCGCGACGGGGGCGAGTGCGCGCGAGGCCGCGACCGTCGCGATCGAGCTCTGCGTCAAGAACACCGTGCTCGGGCTCGTGCTCGCGACGTCGTCGTTCGACGCGATCGACCCCGCCGTCCCGATCGCGGCGTTCATGACCTTCCAGATGCTCGGCGCCTTCGCCTCGATCGGCCTCCTGTGGGGCTGGGCGCGCTTCGCGGTGCGACCGGCCGGCGCCTAGCCTCGCGGCGCGACCCAGACGGGCGACGTCCACGCGCGCTCCTGGATCGTGCGCACGCGGCCCGGCTCCGCGCACGAGGCGGGAGCCGCGTCGCCGGCCTCGAGGCACTGCCACTGGTCGTAGCGGCAGGAGGGGTTCTCGACGACGCGCGCGTAGTACACGGCGGGCAGCGCGGGGTCGAAGTCGGGGTCGGTCCAGACGGTGCAGAGCGCGTCGTGTCCGGGCCCGCGCGGCGCGCAGGTGGCGAGGTCGACGTCCGCGGCGCCGTCCGGTGTGCCGGCGACGTCGACGACGCGCTCGTGCAGGGCGCCGTCGGAGTCGACCCATCCCTTCACGATCTGGATGCGCTGCAGCAGCCCGCCGGGCGCGCCCGGGTCGCGGTGCGCGAGCGCGAACAGACGCAGCGCGCGGCCTTCGGCGGCCGGCGCGGCGCCGGCCTCGAGCACGCCGCCCATCGGCACGCCGCTCGCGTAGGCCTTCGCGATCGCGCCCGGGTCGTCGCACAGGTCGGGGTCGAGGTCGAAGCCCGCGAACAGGCGCGGCGCGATGCGCGGGCCGCTCGTGCCGAACACCTCGCGGCGCACGAACGCGTCGAAGATCGCGTCGCGCGCGTTCTCGGTGGCCCACGCGCCGACGAGCCCGCCCGGGTTGTTGTGCGCGTTGCCGTAGGTGCCGGTCGAGAGCGTCGCGCGCACGGCGAGGTCGGCGTCCGCGATGCCGAGGTGCCCGGGGAAGGTCCGCTCGGCGACGCCGCCGGCGAGCGCGTTGTGCGTGTCCGTGCTCGCCATCAGGCCGAAGCGGAACGGGTTGACGCCGAGGCGCTGCTCCTCGCGCAGGCCGACCGTGAGCGCGTAGCGCGCGTAGCTGCCGGGCGAGAGGCACTTCGGGCCGAGCCGCGGGATGGCGTCGGCGAGCGGCCCGTCCCAGCACTCGCCCGGGTCGTCGCCGAGGATCGGCAGCTCGTACTTCTCGAAGTCGCAGAGCTCGTCGGCGTCGCCGAGGATGCCGCCGGGCGCGTTCGGCAGGCACTCGGAGTCGCCCTTGTGCTGCATCACCTCGACCATCGGCTCGGAGAGCGCGCGCAGGCGCGCGCGCTCGGCCTGCGCGGCGCTGCTCCACGCGCCCGGGTAGTCGACCGCGAACATCCGCCCGTTGCTGATGTTCGAGTTGTGCGGGATGGCGATCGAGTCGCAGCCGGTGCCCGTGGCGTCGCACGTCTCCTGGAGGCGCGCCCACAGCTCCCACTCGCGCTGGACCTCGAGGTAGGAGATCGGGCGCGGCGGCACGGTGGCGTTGCGGAAGATCACGTTGCGGTGGAGGTTCGAGCCGAGGCGGTGCGAGCTGTACTCGTAGCCGATGAACGTCGTGCGCGCGCAGCGCGAGCTCGGGTCGTTCCAGGCCTCCGCCGCGTCGACGATCGCGCGCCACGCGACGGCGGTGCGCGCGAGGCAGCGCGCGTTGTCCGCGCCGCACACGTCGTCGTGGCGCCACGGGAACGGCAGCATGATGAACTTGCCGAGCGGGCTGTCGATCGGCGTGCGCGCGGCGCGGATCGCCCGGCAGCTCTCGCTCTCGTAGACCTCGCTCGAGGCGTCCGCGCACAGCAGCGTCTCGCCCAGGAACTCCGAGTGGTCGGTCACGGCGGCGAAGTCGAGCGGGCGGTCGATGCGGACCGTGCGCGTCGGCGCTCCGGACGCGTCGAGCGGCGGGAGGCCGACGGGCTCGCCGAACGCGTAGCGATAGGCGTCGGCCGGCTCGAGCGCGAGGTCGTACTGGCGCGCGTCGCTCGAGAACGAGGTGTGGACGTGCAGGTCGCCGAAGTACGGCCGGCGCAGCTCGTCGTGCTCCTCGCACGGCGCGCGCTGCGCGGCGGCGAGCGCCGAGAGCGCGCCCGTCATCGCGTCGCCGCGCACGCGGTAGTC
This Myxococcota bacterium DNA region includes the following protein-coding sequences:
- a CDS encoding acyl-CoA dehydrogenase family protein, with the translated sequence MSAPRASVYLDDDLVALQRQTEQFVANEVRPHADAWEEAGRVPRDVLRKLGELGFLGLRHPEAYGGLARGALSSAVFAEALGASTFGGFEVTVLVHTDMASPHLVHSGNDDQLGRYMARIVTGECLTAIAVTEPVAGSDVAGIRTRARRDGGPGGDWILDGSKIFITNGASADLLIVAARTDPGNPRGLSMFLVEAGTPGLRVSRELDKTGWRSSDTAELAFDGCRVPARNLLGTEHRGFYEVMKNFQNERLVLSGMCVGAAQKGLDLTYAWTKERKAFGAPLFDKQAIRQRLAMQQARTDAARQLLYHCAWRMEQGADATREVSELKALAGELVNRVLYDCVQFHGGQGYMRETAVERMARDARVMPIGGGATEVMLEEVAKRVGS
- a CDS encoding phosphotransferase family protein, which encodes MATEAPTKAVRDPESFRGALDAWMRRVHPDRAGLRVHDVDMPRSTGFSNETVFFRATWREGAGERTERFVARIEPRDGGLFPEQTPACAVSVGVQHRIMSAIAASGVVPMPPMGAYEPDASVLGSPFFAMGFVEGRVPADWPRYSVEGFLVDEATPAERERMVTSGLDAMAALHRLDPATLDLGWLDPSGRGRPTFAMQLDLYRDYCARELAGRPHPVMTRALDWLETYEPKGAPMGLSWGDARLGNMIWQDYRCAAVCDWEACALSPPDADIGWWVMFDRMSFDDLGAPRLAGFPTREQMVARWEEGVGRKVAGDILYWEIFGAMRFCAIMIKLSDRFLRAGMQTPETSTAVDNPVTQALSRLLDAAD
- a CDS encoding wax ester/triacylglycerol synthase family O-acyltransferase, translated to MPRYAYERLSAQDNSFLVAEDANHLMHVAAIQIIEAGDLRKPDGGIDVARYKRAIEAVLHRIPRYRQRLKWIPFQNRPVWVDDPHFHIDYHIRHSALPKPGGIEELRRLTARILTRKLDRARPLWEIWIIEGLEGDRFAAVSKIHHCMIDGAAGADISQILMSPSREAAPGDPPRFFPRPSPSAFELLADDVQDRLGAPLRAVRGALRLFDAGVDWRAELSARARALADLASLALSPSSETPLNGAIGPHRNVDWLSMPLERVKQVRRAFGCTVNDVVLAIVTGAVREYLKLRRVDPDGIEFRVSAPVNMRDASERGRLGNHVSSWVVPLPLDEPDPAMQLARIHETTSSIKESRQELGVEVLMKGFEILPQSLFSVAARAVAGPTNMIVTNVPGPPFPLYLLGAKLEEMVPFVPLLPGSGLGIALFSYDGRLTWGLAADDALVPDLDDFALLVEESFERLFAAALARSRAAHAAQATDAAYDTGSVVSPRTDAAVALAAPPAAAADRVEEEEKEEPPPVEPRASVGRVEQA
- a CDS encoding serine hydrolase domain-containing protein produces the protein MTARGDEADAARAGVAPRAVESVWERVEALYRSGAHPAIQLSVRFRGAEVLHRAIGHARGNAPADREAGIPLAPIGVETPVNLFSAAKAVTAMIVHRLHDERVLDVDAPVASYIRDFGRCGKERITLRHVLTHRAGIPAPPPGSLDLDLLGEPEELLELLCDTEPEHDPDRYSAYHAITGGFIVAEVLRRTTGKTLRALAHELVKAPLGLAWLEYGVAPEHVGLVARNATTGPRLAAPLRRVVAHMIGAPLEAVIEWSNDPRFLTAIVPSANLVTTAHDIGVFYQCLLDDGVAGGREVFGPAAIARSRRIESRGQLDRRLLIPMAYSPGFMCGTSGLSLYGWNHPRAFGHLGLSNIFTWADPDRALVIALVTTGKPILTPHVVPLLQLLAGIHEAFPPVD
- a CDS encoding CoA transferase, which produces MPAADAHAASDRPLAGVRVLDLADEKGELAGRILADFGAEVVRVEPPEGARSRAIPPVAGGESVYFAWRNANKLGAVVDLESEAGRARLDALCAKADVLIESERPGRLAALGLAPAALCERHPHLVALSISDFGQTGPYRDWVATDATLCAIGGMQFKAGTPDKEPLLFPGAIAYDVAGVMGAFASLVALVQRARTGFGQHIDLSVLEALAQTTDWSFSNASMTRAKGNYAGEMRFGSGPMYTVYACKTGYVRLVILSPRQWRAMREWMGDPEFLRDPLYDSFLGRMSIADALMVMIGDHFATMTHEECAFEAQRRGIVCTPVLTPSEVLANEHFASRGTFVRDAEWAPGRRGPVASGFWEIDGARQGYRHRAPTKGEHDARVDALWPDARPRPGGARPAPSAPLAGLRVLDFGIGGVGVEAGRLFAEYGAEVVKIESRTYPDFMRVVMSTEMSASFASSSRSKKGFGVNVKHERGLELVRELATQSDVVIENNSTGTMDDMGVGYETLAGLNPGIVMTSSQLLGSKGVWADWIGYGPSTQPIGGLVHLWNYRGQDFPAGSGAIFPDHLAGRLAAVAALAALVRRERTGRGGHCETAQAEAVVGVLGDLLLKEGVEPGSVVPLGNRSLRGAPWGTFRCKGDEQWVTITCRDDDDWGRLRLALGDPDWAKRDELRRAAGRFAAQDELEAKLAEWTAKQTRLEVVAACQMFGVPAAPMYTGTDQASDAHYQARGYLRWRDQQDLGWMCFEGPCFRASGMTDVDVHQAPLLGEHTRALARERLALGDEEIEKLVAAGTLEVPRTG
- a CDS encoding DUF3604 domain-containing protein, with protein sequence MTTRAARRGAVRAALGGLGLLAALACTEDVDFDDYRVRGDAMTGALSALAAAQRAPCEEHDELRRPYFGDLHVHTSFSSDARQYDLALEPADAYRYAFGEPVGLPPLDASGAPTRTVRIDRPLDFAAVTDHSEFLGETLLCADASSEVYESESCRAIRAARTPIDSPLGKFIMLPFPWRHDDVCGADNARCLARTAVAWRAIVDAAEAWNDPSSRCARTTFIGYEYSSHRLGSNLHRNVIFRNATVPPRPISYLEVQREWELWARLQETCDATGTGCDSIAIPHNSNISNGRMFAVDYPGAWSSAAQAERARLRALSEPMVEVMQHKGDSECLPNAPGGILGDADELCDFEKYELPILGDDPGECWDGPLADAIPRLGPKCLSPGSYARYALTVGLREEQRLGVNPFRFGLMASTDTHNALAGGVAERTFPGHLGIADADLAVRATLSTGTYGNAHNNPGGLVGAWATENARDAIFDAFVRREVFGTSGPRIAPRLFAGFDLDPDLCDDPGAIAKAYASGVPMGGVLEAGAAPAAEGRALRLFALAHRDPGAPGGLLQRIQIVKGWVDSDGALHERVVDVAGTPDGAADVDLATCAPRGPGHDALCTVWTDPDFDPALPAVYYARVVENPSCRYDQWQCLEAGDAAPASCAEPGRVRTIQERAWTSPVWVAPRG